The DNA sequence AGGGGTAAGGTATAATAGCAGCAGAAAAAGGTATAAAAGTAGATATAGATCGATGGAAAGATATAggtacaaaaataaaaggggTAGGAGCAGAAGTGGAAGTAGAAGTGGAAGTAGAAGTGGAAGTAGAAGTGGAAGTAGAAGCGGAAGTAGAAGTGGAAGTAGAAGCAGAAGTAGAAGTGGAAGTAGAAGTCTAGGTTTACAGAAGTacaaaaaggagaaaaataaCAGACGTTATGCAAAATATTCTAGAAGTGCTTCTAGCTGTTGCTCCACGTCTTCTGATTATTCCTCCTATAGAGATAGTAAAAGTGGAAGTAGGACCAAAAGTACTATTAGAAGTGACAGTAGTAGCAACAGTAGAAGTGGCAGTACCCGTAGAAGGAGCAGCCGAAGCAGCGGAAGCGATTATGATTAtagcaaaagaaaaaataaaaacgagAACccaaaaaaggaagaaaaagatgGCGTAAAAGTTGGAGCGAATGATGGAACGAATGACGTAGCGAATGATGGATCGAATGATGGATCGAATGATGGATCGAATGATGGAACTAATAACGGATCGAATGATGGAACTAATAACGGATCGAATGACAGAGCTAGTGACAAATTAGGAAAGGGAGGAAAGAAGAGTATAAAAAAGTGTGCAAATAAGGGGTACTCATCATGCAAAagcagaaaaatatatgtgggGAAGCGTAATCGGAGCTCTATGAAAAGAAAGAGAAGTTATTCAGTAGAGGATGTGTCTTATGAGGGAATCTCATCTAAAAGTTTTGCAAGCAGTGGACAGGATaaagaagagaaaagaaTTAAGTCTAGTAAATATAGCCGTGAACATAGTAAAAGTGCAAGCAGTATTAGAAGTATTTTGAACGAAACATATGACGACATAGATAAGAAAGAAAGTAATAATAGTTACAGTAGCAAAAGCGCGTATTTAATAGATGATCATTTTGACAAAAATGCAAAggataaaaatgtaaaagataaaaaaagttgTTGGCTTAGTTCCTGTTCAAAGGAAAAATGTTCTGAGGGAGGAACGCTTATAGAATATGTTTTTAAGGAAGGAAAaacacatataaaaaaagcaaaaaaagaagtaaagaataatattttgcaAAACTTTCCATGTAGTAAGTTGAAGTACAAGGGTAATGAACAGAGTGAGGGCTCCTCTTCAGAAAAAAGTTTTGATGAGCATGAAAATTCTTTAAAGGAAGGATTGAACAAACAGAAAAGTAAAGAATgccataataaaaaagaaaaaagtgaGAAACGTAAAAACGCTTCTACTCGACTTGTTATGGATGGAAGAAAGCAAAAAAGTGCAAGTATATCACGTACTGCACGCGGAGAATGCGGAGCAGATTGTGTAATGAACAGTAATACTAACAGTAATGCTAACAGTAATGCTAACAGTAATGCTAACAGTAATGCTAACAGTAATGCTAACAGTAATGCTAACAGTAATGCTAACAGAGATGTCAACAGAGATGTCAACAATGAAGCTAATAGAACTGATAATAGCATTGCGAATAGTGCTGCCAGAGCCTCCAACTATGATGTTGGCAAAGATGAGCAGGGGAAAAAGCCTGTGTCTGACTTGTTACAGTCAAGTAACATTTCAAATTCAACCAAAATTTTAGAATcacatttttcttatttatgtaataaatacattGATGGGGATtctaaaaaagataataatgaaaatagaaCTAATAGCGAATGTAAGGAATTAGATGCAACTACTATTGAGGGGAAAATTCCACGTAATTTAATTATGAGTGACaagatgaaaatattaaagcaGGGGGGAGATGAAGAACTATTGAATACTCAAATTGAAGATGACTGTGTTTCGGAGCATGtagtaaaagaaaagtacaatgaacatataaatgtttcttcttcgaatatgaaaaataaaatggatcATATGAGTACAAGTGAAAATCGATGTAGGGATGACACGACAAACAATAGTAGTGAACATTGCACCTATGAAAGTttcaaggaaaaaaaaagaaaagaaaaagatttttCCTTAAAGGATAGGATAATATCAAAGGGGAAAGAATCAGCGAGTTTCGGTCGTAGAGGGAAAGCAGGTGGTAGTGGAAAAAGTAGTGGTAGCGGTAGGAGTGATAGTGGAAAAAGTAGTGGTAGCGGTAGGAGTGATAGTGGAAAAAGTAGTGGTAGCGGTAGGAGTGATAGTGGAAAAAGTAGTGGTAGCGGTAGGAGTGATAGTGGAAAAAGTAGTGGTAGCGGTAGGAGTGATAGTGGAAAAAATAGTGGTAGCGGTAGGAGTGATAGTGAAAACAGTAGTGGTAGCGGTAGGAGTGATAGTGGAAGCATTAGTGATCGAAGCAGTGATAGTGGAAGTATTGGCGGTCGAAGGAGTGATCGTGGAAGGAACATGTCGTGCCGCTCAAGAAATACCAGTTCAGGgtacaaaaagaaatataggCAAAactatttacataaaaaaaagaagaaaaaacgaATTAATGAAAGTTTATCAAATGGAAACATGGATTATCGAAAAACGTCTGATTATAAGGAAGAAATGAGTGATAAACACACTAGCAAAAATTACAGAAAATTATTGCAAGGGAAGAGAAAAAGGGAGATAAGTAAAAATTGCTCAAAAATTAAGGAAAGTAAAAGTTACTCCTATTTTAAAAGTGAAAGCACAAATGATGATGAAGGGTATAATAGGTGTAGAGACAGAAGTAGACGAGGAAGTAATAGTGATAGGGAAGAAGGTAGCcggaaaagaagaaaaataggGGACGAAAATGCAGAAACTAAGAGAGTAAGACACAAGGTAAGTGTAGATAATGAAGTGGAAAATAACCAGGTTGATCTTGCAAGAAACGATGAAAtggggaaaaagaaaaaaaaaaaaaatgtaacaaacacagtaatattattaagcATGTACTAAATAATAAGAGTGCAAGGAGTAGATCTAAGGGTATGAGAACATGTAACAAAGAGGATACTTAttcaaaacaaaagaaaaaaaagaattctcCTAGTAGTGCCAGCAGTGCTCGAAATGGTAGTAGTGCTAGAAGTAGCAGTAGTACAAGTGAAGTGagttataaaagtaaaagcaTTTATGAGGATTCATACGAACTATCAGATGATAAAGATTATAgtttagaagaaaaaaaaggaaacaaaaaaaaaagcaatacaaaaaaaggaaaaacaaaaggtacttttaaatattctgaGGAATCATACGAACTGAGACATCATTCTAAacatcataataataaaataaaatataaagcaataaataaaaacaaaaaattaaaaaaaagaaacgtatataataattcttaCGAAAAATCAACATACAGTAAAAGTAAGAATTATTGCTCTGTCGAATTATCATCAACTAACAGTACAAAAAGTAACTATAGCAATTCATCAAAAAGGAtgagtaatataaaatattataagagATGCGGGAATACAATCAAACACAAACATGTAAGAAATAGGAAGAATAGAAGACTCGATAAATCTGGAAGTTCATCTATCAGTTATGGAATATCCCCAGTGGATAGAAGTAACAGTTGAGCAGGAAAATTGTGCTAGCCGTGTGACGTGCGAAAGTGTCTGTGAATGtactgtaaaaatatatgcacccatatatgtacatagatatatatgtggGAGAAAAGTTATTCGTccttacctttttttttaatcagcGAATTTATATCATTGCGATTTAAAGGCAAGCAAAGTAGTACACAGTGATAcagggtaaaaaaaaaaaaaattttaaataattaataaaaattaaaatattaaaaaagagagCATTTTATGGAAAAATAGGACAAAAATAAACAGTTCACATGTTCCTTACTCAGaatgtaattaaaattttttttttttttttttttttcgaaacggtatttacaattttgtGTATTCTTTGAATTTTGGAATTTTTGTCAAAGTTCCTAGTTGATGTGTGAATATCTGGCAAGGAATTTTCAAAGGACCCTTACATTTattgtgtatgtgtatatacgtTTGAAGATACAACGAGCATTATCCGTGTAGATTGtatattttagttttattttggCTATGCAGTGAATTTAATGAACTGATAAAATAgtcattttatattgtaactaaatgaaaaatatttacatatacatatgtacattcgttagaatatacttttttatatttagtatGGAGCTTCCATGAACTTAAGTTCATGCTCCAATTTCGACCATTTTCATATAATCAATTTATGCATTCATTCGTTCGCTTTGCTTACCCccatttttctatttttcccatttttcttatttcttttttttttcgcgtTTTTTGTGATATAGCATTTTGTTTTGCATGCTTTTTATTtaccatatatatgcacatcaattttgtaattactcgatttataattatagttTATTATGTTACGTCATGCTATGCtatgtaatatattcctgcgcttaattattttttttaagtttaacgttttattaaaaagcGTTTAGTCTTCCCACTTAAAAAAGGAGGTGCAAAATGtgcattaaaataaaaaaaaaataaaaataaaaaaaactagGGAGGAAAGGGAAAGATAAGGAAAAGGAGTAATATAATGGGAATATTAAtcgtatgcacatatatatatacatccgtatgtacatatgaatgTATGCTTGAAGGCACAAAATATTTAGAGGGAAATTGATAAAAAGATGTGTTGAAAATTTATGTACTTTGCTTATCTCTTCGCATTCTTTAAAGTGAACcgattaaaaacaaaattatttgcGCCGATTTATTAcgtgaaattataaaaaatagttttgTGTGTTAACTGAACAGGGAAAATTATGGCCGAGTTTGTGCAATATTAAAagttcattaaaataaaaaaaaaaataaaaaaaaagcaaaaaaaggaaaaatggaGAGGAATAAtggtaaaatgaaaaattaacgTGAACATAAATCCACGACAGTACATACCCTTGTACGCCTTAAAAGCCTGGGAATAGTTCACTTCTCAGAATTTTCGTTTTCGTTATCTTCTCTTATATAGAGGATGTTGTTGcacctaaaaaaaaaaaaaaaataaaatgagcaCAGATAATTCTGTCACTAAAAAAATTCGCAATCTCTGCATTGTTCATTCATTTTGATCCGTTCATCAGTTGAATggttcattcttttttttctttttttctttttccattttggGGTGATTTGATAATTTaccttaaaaatatttcgcCCAAGGTACCCTTATAATCACCATGTATCCACTCCTCCGCACTTGTAAGTCGTATGTTCATGTATGCATCAAAAGATTTTAGATTTCCTGtgaattaaataatgaaatgtaTTTCCATTACGAGTGAGTTAGTACACTAGGAACGAAGCTTAACACATGGGCACAAATTGAGATATCATTTTGTGTATGTGTTGGTGGTAGTTTGTACGGTAGTTTGAGAGGTAGATTGAGCAGTAGATTGAGCAGTAGATTGAGCGGTAGATTGAGCGGTAGATTGAGCGGTAGATTGAGCGGTAGATTGAGCGGTAGATTGAGCGGTAGATTGAGCGGTAGATTGAGCGGTAGATTGAGCGGTAGATTGAGCGGTAGATTGAGCGGTGGTTTGAGCAGTAGATTGAGCGGTAGATTGAGCGGTGGTTTGAGCGATAGTATGAGCGGTAGTATATATGATTGTCTGCACGCTCGTTTGCATGGccgtatatatatggacgACCGTACGTCTGCTCGTATGGCCGTTTGTACGACAAGGGCGAACTTAAATCACTGATAGTACCTTTGTATTCCATTCCCCACTTCAATTTTATGATGACTCGATTTCCAGCTAAGCTATTTAAAAATGGCTTGGGATTGAGAGGAGCAATTCCCTGAATGTAAATGTAGTGTTTGATGTGTTACAgaatatgatattttttaataaagtttttttgataattttttggCGCTTTTTAGGCGTTTCTTTAAcgtattttttacatttttttgacATATTTTTTGACATATTTTTTACGCTTTTTTGACATATTTTttgacatattttttttcttatttggAAAAATGTCTGTATATATGATTCTGTCATTCTAGATAGCTCGAAATGTAAGCACTGCTAGGTatgcaataaatatattctcttcaaaattttttcaaatttctTGCTTACCACTGACATGTTTAGTTAAGATAGAccaaaaatggaaaatggAGAAAGAAcgggtaaaaaaaaaaaggaaaaaataaaataaaatattaagaacaaaataaaaacaaaggaGAGAAATATTCGGTCGCACtgcttaaaaattaattcttgtacatttatcctttttaaaaataaatttttattgaactttttttctaaaaaattacaagTGTTGATGCGTCCTAAgcacttaatatatttttgcttcCTTCCATTTTTTGCCCACCctttaaatgatttttttttttcctttacgTTTGTTCatacgtattatatatatatatatatacatattatgcacaaatatatgtacatgtatatgcatatataaatgcttacatacataatacataagTAATGCGTACGTGCTTATTTATATGCAAATTTAACACTGTTGAACGTTGTTGTTTTATACCGCCGTACCTGAACAACATTTCTCTAATTTCAATTATATGTCAAAACTCAAAATGCccacgtatatacatacatacatacattatatatatatatatatatatatacatacatataaatatatatatgtgtatatgtgcttatatataaaattttgaagaagcttattttactt is a window from the Plasmodium brasilianum strain Bolivian I chromosome 9, whole genome shotgun sequence genome containing:
- a CDS encoding alternative splicing factor SR-MG, producing the protein MVENGCSLLIRNLSFETSPEKVRKVFENFGKIRDVYLPLDHYTRRPRGFGFVEYYDPKYAKEALNTLNNSKIDGKEIKIIIAQNRRKSPDTMKMYHYNAYESRYRKGVRYNSSRKRYKSRYRSMERYRYKNKRGRSRSGSRSGSRSGSRSGSRSGSRSGSRSRSRSGSRSLGLQKYKKEKNNRRYAKYSRSASSCCSTSSDYSSYRDSKSGSRTKSTIRSDSSSNSRSGSTRRRSSRSSGSDYDYSKRKNKNENPKKEEKDGVKVGANDGTNDVANDGSNDGSNDGSNDGTNNGSNDGTNNGSNDRASDKLGKGGKKSIKKCANKGYSSCKSRKIYVGKRNRSSMKRKRSYSVEDVSYEGISSKSFASSGQDKEEKRIKSSKYSREHSKSASSIRSILNETYDDIDKKESNNSYSSKSAYLIDDHFDKNAKDKNVKDKKSCWLSSCSKEKCSEGGTLIEYVFKEGKTHIKKAKKEVKNNILQNFPCSKLKYKGNEQSEGSSSEKSFDEHENSLKEGLNKQKSKECHNKKEKSEKRKNASTRLVMDGRKQKSASISRTARGECGADCVMNSNTNSNANSNANSNANSNANSNANSNANSNANRDVNRDVNNEANRTDNSIANSAARASNYDVGKDEQGKKPVSDLLQSSNISNSTKILESHFSYLCNKYIDGDSKKDNNENRTNSECKELDATTIEGKIPRNLIMSDKMKILKQGGDEELLNTQIEDDCVSEHVVKEKYNEHINVSSSNMKNKMDHMSTSENRCRDDTTNNSSEHCTYESFKEKKRKEKDFSLKDRIISKGKESASFGRRGKAGGSGKSSGSGRSDSGKSSGSGRSDSGKSSGSGRSDSGKSSGSGRSDSGKSSGSGRSDSGKNSGSGRSDSENSSGSGRSDSGSISDRSSDSGSIGGRRSDRGRNMSCRSRNTSSGYKKKYRQNYLHKKKKKKRINESLSNGNMDYRKTSDYKEEMSDKHTSKNYRKLLQGKRKREISKNCSKIKESKSYSYFKSESTNDDEGYNRCRDRSRRGSNSDREEGSRKRRKIGDENAETKRVRHKVSVDNEVENNQVDLARNDEMGKKKKKKNVTNTGMRTCNKEDTYSKQKKKKNSPSSASSARNGSSARSSSSTSEVSYKSKSIYEDSYELSDDKDYSLEEKKGNKKKSNTKKGKTKGTFKYSEESYELRHHSKHHNNKIKYKAINKNKKLKKRNVYNNSYEKSTYSKSKNYCSVELSSTNSTKSNYSNSSKRMSNIKYYKRCGNTIKHKHVRNRKNRRLDKSGSSSISYGISPVDRSNS
- a CDS encoding small nuclear ribonucleoprotein F yields the protein MERNNVSTLGTKLNTWAQIEISFCVCVGGSLYGSLRGRLSSRLSSRLSGRLSGRLSGRLSGRLSGRLSGRLSGRLSGRLSGRLSGRLSGGLSSRLSGRLSGGLSDSMSGSIYDCLHARLHGRIYMDDPKLFKNGLGLRGAIP